A DNA window from Trypanosoma brucei brucei TREU927 chromosome 11 chr11_scaffold01 genomic scaffold, whole genome shotgun sequence contains the following coding sequences:
- a CDS encoding RAD50 DNA repair-like protein produces MTSIEQIEISGVRSFDPNPNNRQRIVFKKPLTVILGKNGAGKTTIIEALLNACTGQMPPGGGTEKSSFVYDPKVVGENDVKAQIRLLFTGRGGKVMQVIRSFQATRTRNKTTFATLDNIVAFQDSATGKIISSTYRANDVDRAIPDMLGVSPAVLEHVIFCHQEDGNWPLSPPKEVKKIFDDIFAATRYVLALDRLRENNKELRRQQKEHEASLMSLSEHREQARQISADITVKEETVAGIKAKTDALAPQLQELQAIATALDNVEHRAEGLSREAAVIEGRIGEKRESLSRLNVSPPGYSLGELLQRRQNFGEKLRELESTVSTKKELMERAVAELRRCEESVVSLRSGIEFREKQEQQHKRECEELKVIMSDLSMKFVIDGEINEHCLTKITEYVNEELHNEEQKRSGELNSIDAGIRAVEDRRSTTLRAMDTEGKEKEMKEEQLRHLMKRCGDAKEALGKLAPYVTPTRLKNVQDTITELEKRVEAMELLQKGDARYRQRQDILQSVEAQNKVVAQLRQELSRHKQRSGREAEMNLLRTQIAEKEEIINNRLQEELIAGLNDLGCNTGGSQTLTTVTMQIDKLRRKMADTLYSVEAEANDLDRQLIALKQNRSQLEGKIVSENIELQRKRVQCISKLGNDDALTNFEALLVEARDRYHKLNEKLSGSKALAACHAHFVEQAKVEDKCPLCGRAFGSENELNDFLASFKVGQQTSGKDSIKEGDVEKALQRVRGLEQLESDVMDVRRLADNAPQLEESLKSTIKQIRDKEILLEDVHNKRDKVKDEMQRAQKLVQAAMEVNAMTSEKQALLQQLNRREAACAEASTSSANIGGAGEPCCAGELASLSYEELSDKYESANAELHRLNVLLSEMQRGEEGGSAQALVKELTMKRSELCELKMKLTRQAEVEATIAQYAEQEEGYVSRIAEIDDQREKLVAQLESYNKELEALHAKRKELELASQQGYIGQLKRTLGLLSAVLPRLRDYITSRVGEELSRDRESLCVNEKRRDTQAEEVKLLRLSIDDTLRIINEEQRLRVEVDKYIEYLEKKGSIEEDEKRLSDVRCTLSELKVNAVPAAEAVLGKDVVERESVGRIRELIRGKISALECLRAQQDGVAEAMRQDIESLKGQLTRDKYKDIEKRYRTTFLKVQTTEIAVSDVEKYYRALEKAVQTYHQEKIAQINQILADLWRHTYKGSDIDTIELRSEDDVTSTTARRSYSYRVVMKRGNSEMDMRGRCSAGQKVLASVLIRLALSEAFCCDCGILALDEPTTNLDEDNARSLAESLRMLIDSHRAVKHFQLIVITHDEHFVRALGGQALDTFYYIHKDREGAFSVIEERTFDQLFAS; encoded by the coding sequence ATGACGAGTATCGAACAGATTGAAATCAGCGGAGTGCGCAGCTTCGACCCTAATCCAAATAACCGTCAGCGCATTGTCTTTAAGAAGCCACTCACTGTTATTCTCGGAAAGAATGGTGCTGGAAAGACAACTATTATTGAGGCACTTCTGAACGCCTGCACGGGTCAAATGCCTCCTGGTGGTGGAACAGAAAAGAGTTCGTTTGTGTACGACCCAAAGGTTGTGGGTGAGAATGATGTGAAGGCTCAGATCCGCCTTCTTTTCACGGGAAGGGGTGGGAAAGTTATGCAGGTTATTCGCTCGTTTCAGGCTACACGGACGCGGAATAAAACCACCTTCGCGACGCTCGATAACATTGTCGCCTTCCAAGATTCTGCGACGGGGAAAATCATATCCAGCACATATCGCGCCAATGACGTGGACCGCGCGATTCCAGACATGCTTGGTGTATCTCCTGCGGTATTGGAGCACGTCATATTCTGCCACCAGGAGGATGGAAATTGGCCCCTCTCCCCCCcgaaggaagtgaagaagatatTTGACGATATATTTGCAGCCACGCGTTATGTTCTTGCCCTCGACCGTTTGCGGGAGAATAATAAGGAACTGCGCCGCCAGCAGAAGGAACATGAGGCGAGCTTAATGTCATTGTCAGAGCACAGAGAGCAGGCACGCCAAATATCGGCGGATATTACAGTTAAGGAGGAGACTGTCGCAGGTATTAAAGCAAAAACGGATGCGCTGGCACCCCAATTGCAGGAACTGCAAGCCATCGCTACTGCTCTAGATAACGTGGAGCATCGTGCTGAAGGTTTATCTCGAGAAGCAGCTGTCATTGAAGGTCGAATAGGCGAAAAGAGGGAGTCTCTCAGCCGGTTAAACGTTTCCCCGCCCGGATACTCACTGGGGGAGTTACTGCAACGCAGGCAGAACTTCGGTGAAAAGTTGAGGGAACTGGAATCCACTGTTTCGACAAAGAAGGAGCTTATGGAACGGGCGGTGGCGGAGCTTCGCCGTTGTgaagaaagtgttgtgagccTCCGCTCCGGTATTGAGTTTCGTGAGAAACAGGAACAGCAGCACAAGAGGGAATGCGAGGAACTCAAGGTAATAATGAGTGATTTGTCTATGAAATTTGTCATCGATGGGGAGATCAATGAGCATTGTTTGACAAAGATAACGGAATATGTTAATGAGGAACTTCACAACGAAGAGCAAAAGCGAAGTGGAGAGCTAAATTCCATAGATGCAGGAATTCGTGCTGTAGAGGATAGAAGGTCCACAACACTTCGTGCGATGGACACCGAAGgtaaggagaaggaaatgaaagaggAGCAGCTCCGTCATCTGATGAAGAGATGTGGCGACGCAAAGGAGGCACTCGGTAAGTTGGCTCCGTACGTTACCCCTACACGTCTGAAGAATGTGCAGGACACGATTACCGAGTTGGAAAAACGTGTTGAGGCAATGGAGCTGCTGCAAAAGGGTGACGCGAGGTACAGGCAGCGACAGGACATCTTACAGAGTGTTGAGGCACAAAATAAGGTTGTCGCTCAGTTGCGACAAGAACTGTCCCGACACAAGCAGCGCTCAGGTCGTGAGGCAGAGATGAATCTCCTTCGTACCCAGATtgcggaaaaggaggaaattatCAACAACCGACTGCAGGAAGAGCTAATTGCAGGACTCAATGACCTTGGCTGCAATACAGGCGGATCGCAGACCCTCACAACTGTAACGATGCAAATCGACAAACTGAGGCGCAAGATGGCAGACACGCTTTATAGCGTCGAAGCAGAGGCCAATGACCTTGATCGCCAGTTGATTGCACTGAAACAGAACCGGTCGCAGTTGGAGGGGAAAATTGTCAGCGAGAATATAGAGCTACAGAGGAAGAGGGTTCAATGTATCAGCAAACTTGGAAATGATGATGCCCTAACTAACTTTGAGGCGCTTCTAGTGGAGGCGCGTGACAGATATCACAAATTGAATGAGAAGCTTAGTGGATCTAAAGCATTGGCCGCATGTCACGCCCACTTTGTGGAGCAGGCTAAGGTTGAGGACAAGTGCCCACTCTGTGGTCGTGCTTTTGGCAGTGAGAATGAGTTGAATGACTTCTTGGCATCCTTTAAGGTGGGTCAACAAACCTCTGGGAAGGATAGCATAAAAGAGGGTGACGTTGAGAAGGCTCTGCAACGCGTGCGCGGACTCGAGCAGTTGGAGTCTGATGTAATGGACGTGAGGCGGCTTGCCGATAATGCACCACAACTGGAGGAGTCACTTAAATCTACGATTAAGCAGATTCGAGACAAAGAAATTCTCCTGGAGGATGTGCACAACAAACGAGACAAAGTGAAGGACGAAATGCAGCGTGCGCAAAAACTGGTTCAGGCTGCGATGGAGGTGAATGCCATGACATCTGAGAAGCAGGCACTACTGCAGCAGCTTAACAGACGAGAGGCAGCATGTGCAGAGGCGAGCACATCTTCCGCTAACATTGGGGGTGCAGGGGAGCCTTGCTGTGCGGGTGAATTAGCGTCACTTTCGTACGAGGAGCTGTCGGACAAGTACGAGTCCGCAAATGCTGAACTTCACCGGTTGAATGTGCTTCTAAGTGAAATGCAgagaggggaagagggaggcTCTGCCCAAGCACTTGTCAAGGAGCTTACAATGAAGCGGTCGGAACTCTGTGAATTGAAAATGAAGCTTACTCGTCAAGCCGAGGTTGAGGCAACGATTGCTCAATATGCGGAGCAGGAGGAAGGTTACGTCAGCCGTATTGCTGAAATAGACGACCAACGGGAAAAACTGGTGGCCCAACTTGAATCTTACAATAAGGAGTTGGAAGCACTGCATGCAAAGCGGAAGGAGCTTGAGTTGGCGTCTCAACAGGGATACATTGGTCAGCTAAAAAGAACACTAGGACTTCTTTCGGCTGTGCTACCGAGGCTGCGGGATTACATCACTTCAAGGGTTGGCGAAGAGCTCTCAAGAGACAGAGAGAGCTTGTGTGTGAATGAAAAACGACGAGACACGCAAGCTGAAGAGGTCAAGCTTCTCCGCTTATCAATTGACGACACATTGCGTATAATCAATGAAGAGCAGCGGCTCAGAGTGGAAGTGGACAAGTACATTGAGTATCTCGAGAAAAAGGGTTCCATagaggaagatgaaaaaCGTTTGAGTGATGTTAGGTGCACCCTTTCTGAGTTGAAAGTAAATGCTGTGCCCGCTGCAGAAGCCGTCCTCGGAAAGGATGTtgtggagagggaaagtgTTGGCCGAATTCGTGAGCTTATTCGCGGGAAAATCAGTGCGTTGGAGTGCCTTCGTGCTCAGCAAGATGGTGTCGCCGAGGCGATGCGACAGGACATTGAGAGTCTCAAAGGTCAGCTTACTCGCGATAAGTACAAAGATATTGAAAAGCGCTACCGCACGACCTTCCTGAAGGTCCAGACTACTGAAATTGCGGTTTCGGATGTGGAAAAATATTATCGAGCGCTGGAAAAGGCAGTGCAGACCTACCACCAAGAGAAGATTGCGCAGATCAATCAAATCTTGGCTGACCTTTGGCGACACACCTACAAGGGAAGCGATATTGACACCATTGAACTCCGTTCCGAGGATGATGTCACGTCAACTACAGCGAGGCGGAGTTACAGCTATCGTGTGGTGATGAAACGGGGGAACAGTGAAATGGACATGCGGGGCCGTTGCAGTGCGGGTCAAAAGGTACTTGCCTCTGTTCTCATCCGACTTGCGCTAAGTGAAGCCTTTTGTTGTGACTGCGGAATTCTTGCATTAGATGAGCCGACAACGAATCTTGACGAAGATAACGCGCGTTCTCTTGCGGAGTCGCTACGCATGCTTATTGACAGTCATCGAGCAGTGAAACATTTTCAGCTTATTGTCATTACTCACGATGAGCACTTCGTCCGCGCGCTAGGAGGCCAGGCACTGGATACTTTTTATTACATTCATAAGGATAGAGAGGGCGCCTTTTCTGTGATTGAGGAGCGCACTTTCGATCAGTTGTTCGCGAGTTGA
- a CDS encoding ribosomal protein S26, putative, producing MTTKRRNHGRAKPPCSRGRVRPVHCFNCSRLVPKDKSVGRFVVRRMLDQASARDVAEASLIYGSGFPMPKLYMKQRYCIACAIHSRTVRARPVEDRKRRYTSKVPFRPTGK from the coding sequence atgacGACGAAGCGCCGCAATCATGGTCGTGCCAAGCCTCCCTGCAGCCGTGGTCGTGTCCGGCCTGTGCACTGCTTTAACTGCAGCCGTCTCGTTCCCAAGGACAAATCTGTTGGCCGCTTTGTGGTCCGCCGTATGCTCGATCAGGCTTCCGCCCGTGACGTGGCTGAGGCATCCCTCATCTACGGTTCTGGTTTCCCTATGCCAAAGCTCTACATGAAGCAGCGCTACTGCATTGCCTGCGCTATTCACAGTCGAACTGTACGCGCCCGCCCTGTGGAGGATCGCAAACGTCGCTACACGTCCAAGGTGCCCTTCCGTCCAACTGGCAAGTAA
- a CDS encoding protein kinase, putative (curated by M. Parsons, P. Ward, J. Mottram), whose translation MRSTEVGRVVEDFIVLPPTPKSKWKLSDFELLHKLGGGNYGDVHLASVKDCNFVCALKRLSIKKLADFDIATQLRREIEIAFNTRHKYLLRTYAYFFDETDIYLIMEPCSNGMLYTELNRVKCFAPPTAARYVAQLAEALLYLHQHHILHRDIKPENILLDHNNNIKLADFGWSVHDPDNRRKTSCGTPEYFPPEIVGRQAYDTSADLWCLGIFCYELLVGKTPFVGKDTDQICKNIHSMHFKIPENIPSEAKDLIANLLLRDGSRRLALHRVVNHQFLLKYYYLPNNLQPPTGKRPRLDAEPTAGKEN comes from the coding sequence ATGAGGTCAACTGAGGTCGGGCGTGTTGTGGAGGATTTTATTGTACTCCCTCCGACACCCAAGTCCAAGTGGAAGTTGTCTGATTTCGAGCTTTTGCACAAACTTGGCGGCGGCAATTACGGGGATGTACACCTCGCCTCCGTGAAGGATTGCAATTTTGTTTGCGCGCTGAAAAGGTTGTCCATTAAAAAACTTGCGGATTTTGACATTGCGACGCAACTCCGTCGTGAAATTGAGATCGCTTTTAACACGCGTCACAAGTACCTGCTGCGAACCTATGCATACTTCTTTGACGAAACTGATATTTATCTCATTATGGAGCCATGCAGCAACGGCATGCTTTACACGGAACTCAACCGAGTGAAATGCTTTGCGCCACCGACAGCAGCCCGTTACGTGGCTCAGCTCGCTGAAGCCCTCCTCTacttgcatcaacatcacatCCTCCACCGCGACATTAAGCCGGAGAATATTTTACTAGatcacaacaataacatcaaacTGGCGGATTTCGGTTGGTCAGTCCACGATCCGGATAACCGTCGCAAGACATCTTGCGGGACGCCAGAGTATTTTCCACCAGAAATTGTGGGACGACAAGCGTACGATACGAGTGCTGACCTTTGGTGCCTGGGCATCTTCTGTTATGAGCTTCTCGTTGGTAAAACACCGTTTGTTGGAAAGGATACAGACCAAATCTGCAAGAACATTCATTCCATGCACTTCAAAATACCGGAGAATATACCGTCAGAAGCGAAGGACCTCATCGCGAACTTGCTTCTGCGTGATGGGTCACGGAGGCTTGCACTTCACCGTGTCGTGAATCACCAGTTCCTTCTCAAGTATTATTATCTCCCAAACAATTTACAACCTCCCACTGGAAAGCGTCCGCGTCTCGATGCAGAGCCAACTGCAGGGAAAGAGAATTAA
- a CDS encoding RAD51 protein: MNTRTKNKKRTKEVIEDEVHDIDDTAFDDAAVDAVNDNTQEMQQQVGDAAGGPSFRVLQIMENYGVASADIKKLMECGFLTVESVAYAPKKSILAVKGISEAKAEKIMAECCRLTPMGFTRATVFQEQRKETIMVTTGSREVDKLLGGGIEVGSITELFGEFRTGKTQLCHTLCVTCQLPLSQGGGEGMALYIDTEGTFRPERLVAVAERYSLDPEAVLENVACARAYNTDHQQQLLLQASATMAEHRVAIIVVDSATALYRTDYNGRGELAARQMHLGKFLRSLRNLANEYNVAVVVTNQVVANVDGAAPTFQADSKKPIGGHIMAHASTTRLSLRKGRGEQRIIKVYDSPCLAESEAIFGIYENGVGDVRD; encoded by the coding sequence ATGAACACTCGCAccaaaaataagaaacgcACTAAAGAGGTGATAGAAGATGAAGTTCACGACATCGATGATACCGCGTTCGATGATGCCGCAGTGGATGCGGTCAACGACAACACGCAAGAGATGCAGCAGCAAGTTGGTGACGCTGCCGGTGGGCCTTCCTTTCGTGTCCTTCAGATAATGGAAAACTATGGAGTTGCTTCTGCTGATATCAAAAAGTTGATGGAGTGTGGCTTTCTCACCGTTGAGTCTGTCGCGTATGCACCGAAGAAATCAATTTTAGCAGTGAAGGGCATAAGTGAGGCAAAGGCTGAGAAGATAATGGCGGAGTGTTGTAGACTCACTCCGATGGGCTTCACGCGCGCTACGGTTTTCCAAGAGCAACGGAAAGAAACTATTATGGTCACGACAGGCAGCCGTGAGGTGGACAAACTCCTTGGAGGTGGCATTGAAGTTGGTAGCATCACGGAACTTTTCGGTGAGTTTCGCACAGGGAAGACGCAGCTCTGCCATACCCTTTGTGTTACATGCCAACTTCCACTTTCGCAAGGTGGTGGTGAGGGAATGGCGCTTTATATTGACACTGAGGGAACATTCCGTCCTGAGCGCTTGGTAGCTGTGGCGGAACGGTACAGCCTGGACCCAGAGGCCGTTCTTGAAAATGTGGCTTGCGCTCGTGCTTACAACACggaccatcagcagcagttgtTATTGCAAGCGTCCGCCACTATGGCTGAGCACCGTGTCGCAATAATCGTTGTTGATTCCGCCACAGCTCTTTACCGTACTGATTACAATGGACGGGGTGAGTTGGCAGCACGGCAGATGCATCTTGGAAAGTTCCTCCGCTCTTTGCGCAATCTTGCTAATGAGTACAACGTGGCCGTCGTTGTTACCAATCAGGTTGTTGCCAATGTGGATGGTGCTGCCCCCACATTCCAAGCGGATTCTAAGAAACCCATTGGGGGCCACATCATGGCACATGCCTCCACTACACGGTTGAGCTTacggaagggaaggggagaacAGCGTATTATTAAGGTGTATGACTCACCTTGTCTCGCTGAAAGTGAGGCCATCTTCGGCATCTATGAGAACGGTGTGGGAGACGTTAGGGACTAG